One Pseudomonas fluorescens genomic region harbors:
- the trmA gene encoding tRNA (uridine(54)-C5)-methyltransferase TrmA → MTFDSQAYAEQLEAKVTRLRDLLAPFDAPQPSVFDSPLQNFRLRAEFRLWREGGDRHYAMFAQDDKRTPILIEEFPIASLRINQLMPQLKAAWQASSALSHKLFQVEFLTTLSGDAMITLCYHRPLDEHWHAAAAKLAADLGVSIIGRSKGKREVLGLDYVVEKLEVGGRTFSYRQPEGAFTQPNGTVNQKMLNWAYEALGDRSDDLLELYCGNGNFTLPLATRVRKVLATEISKTSVNAALSNLSENAVDNVTLVCLSAEELTEALNEVRPFRRLQGIDLKSYEFGSVFVDPPRAGMDPDTCELTRRFDNILYISCNPETLAANIAQLHDTHRITKCALFDQFPWTHHMESGVLLSRR, encoded by the coding sequence ATGACTTTCGATTCCCAGGCTTACGCCGAGCAACTCGAAGCCAAGGTCACGCGCTTGCGTGATCTGCTGGCGCCGTTCGATGCACCGCAGCCGAGCGTATTCGACTCGCCGCTGCAGAACTTCCGTCTGCGTGCCGAATTCCGCCTGTGGCGCGAGGGCGGCGATCGGCATTACGCGATGTTCGCTCAGGATGACAAGCGCACGCCGATTCTGATCGAAGAATTTCCGATCGCCAGCCTGCGCATCAATCAATTGATGCCGCAGCTGAAGGCGGCATGGCAGGCCAGTTCGGCGCTGAGCCACAAGCTGTTTCAAGTCGAATTCCTGACCACATTGTCGGGCGACGCCATGATCACCCTGTGCTATCACCGGCCGCTGGACGAGCACTGGCATGCAGCGGCTGCGAAACTGGCAGCGGACCTCGGCGTCAGCATCATCGGTCGCTCGAAGGGCAAGCGCGAAGTACTCGGTCTCGATTACGTGGTTGAGAAGCTCGAAGTCGGCGGTCGCACATTCAGCTATCGCCAGCCGGAAGGCGCATTCACCCAGCCGAACGGCACGGTGAACCAGAAGATGTTGAACTGGGCGTACGAAGCGCTGGGCGATCGCAGCGATGATCTGCTTGAGCTGTATTGCGGCAACGGCAACTTCACCCTGCCCCTCGCTACCCGCGTGCGCAAAGTGCTGGCCACCGAAATCAGCAAGACCTCGGTCAACGCGGCATTGAGCAACCTCAGCGAAAACGCGGTGGATAACGTCACGCTGGTATGTTTGTCGGCCGAAGAGCTGACCGAAGCGCTCAACGAAGTGCGCCCGTTCCGTCGCCTGCAAGGCATCGACCTGAAGAGCTACGAATTCGGCAGCGTTTTCGTCGACCCGCCACGCGCGGGCATGGATCCCGACACCTGCGAGCTGACCCGCCGCTTCGACAATATCCTCTACATTTCCTGCAATCCGGAAACCCTCGCGGCGAACATCGCCCAATTGCACGACACGCACCGCATCACGAAGTGCGCGTTGTTCGATCAGTTTCCGTGGACCCATCACATGGAATCGGGTGTGTTGCTGAGCCGGCGATGA
- the aroQ gene encoding type II 3-dehydroquinate dehydratase encodes MPPIVLVLNGPNLNLLGTREPATYGHETLADISALCGRAAEEFGLAVEFRQTNHEGELLDWIHAARGRCAGIVINPAAWTHTSVAIRDALVASELPVIEVHLSNVHAREAFRHHSFVSAIATAVMCGFGSHGYRLALEHFAQRLKG; translated from the coding sequence ATGCCCCCTATCGTTCTGGTGCTCAACGGCCCGAACCTGAACCTGCTCGGCACCCGCGAGCCGGCGACTTATGGTCACGAAACCCTGGCCGATATTTCTGCGTTGTGCGGTCGCGCTGCCGAGGAATTCGGCCTGGCGGTAGAGTTTCGCCAGACCAACCACGAAGGCGAACTGCTCGACTGGATCCACGCCGCACGCGGTCGTTGCGCCGGCATCGTGATCAATCCGGCGGCGTGGACGCACACGTCGGTGGCGATTCGTGATGCGCTGGTGGCCAGTGAGTTGCCGGTGATCGAAGTGCACCTGTCCAACGTCCACGCCCGCGAGGCCTTCCGTCATCACTCGTTTGTCTCGGCGATTGCCACGGCAGTGATGTGCGGGTTCGGCAGCCATGGCTATCGCCTCGCACTGGAACATTTTGCGCAGCGGCTGAAGGGGTGA
- a CDS encoding TetR family transcriptional regulator, translated as MTMNSELPAATEVSAAEPRKSRKNNPEKTRENILQEAIVEFVQQGLSGARVDAIAERIHTSKRMIYYYFGSKEQLYVEVLEKLYGDIRNTENRLHLAELTPVVAIRRLVEFTFDHHDRNVDFVRIVCIENIHNAEFVKRSDAIKAMNNTILDSLGEILRRGAEEGVFRSGLDALDVHLLISSFCFYRVSNRHTFGEIFQIDLPDESIKERHREMICESVLRYLQA; from the coding sequence ATGACGATGAATTCAGAACTTCCTGCAGCGACTGAAGTTTCCGCCGCTGAGCCGCGCAAGAGTCGCAAGAACAACCCGGAAAAAACCCGCGAGAACATCTTGCAGGAGGCGATCGTAGAGTTCGTCCAGCAAGGTCTGTCGGGTGCGCGCGTCGACGCGATCGCTGAGCGCATCCACACGTCCAAGCGCATGATCTATTACTACTTCGGCAGCAAGGAGCAGTTGTACGTCGAGGTGCTGGAGAAGCTCTACGGTGATATTCGCAACACCGAGAATCGTCTGCATCTGGCCGAACTGACGCCGGTGGTGGCGATTCGGCGGCTGGTCGAATTCACGTTCGATCACCACGATCGCAACGTCGATTTCGTGCGCATCGTCTGTATCGAAAACATCCATAACGCCGAATTCGTCAAGCGTTCCGATGCAATCAAGGCGATGAACAACACCATCCTCGATTCACTTGGCGAGATCTTGCGTCGTGGTGCTGAAGAAGGTGTGTTCCGTTCGGGGCTTGATGCGCTGGACGTGCATTTGTTGATCAGCTCGTTCTGCTTCTACCGCGTGTCGAACCGGCACACATTCGGCGAGATTTTCCAGATCGATCTGCCGGACGAAAGCATCAAGGAACGGCATCGCGAGATGATTTGCGAGTCAGTGTTGCGTTACCTGCAGGCCTGA
- a CDS encoding DMT family transporter produces the protein MTVSTPLSGVNQPFKGILLIVVATFLFSSHDALSKYLSGFYPIMMVVWARYVVHTLLMAGIFLPKSGLRVLRTKRPLWQLARALCLLGTSLFFTTALLYIPLAEATAVNFLAPVLVTALSVPLLKERVTRGQWIAVICGFIGVLIIVHPGGELFTPAVLLPFCSALFFCFYQLLTRKLANVDSPTTSNFFAGLCNTLVMSALVPFFWQVPTLTHVGLMLALGSCGMTAHLFLTQAFRHAAPALLAPFGYCQIVFAGLLGWLLFNHTPSLLTIIGIAVICCSGLAAAWQQSRR, from the coding sequence ATGACCGTCAGCACTCCGCTCTCCGGTGTCAATCAACCCTTCAAGGGGATCTTGCTGATTGTCGTGGCAACCTTCCTGTTCTCCAGTCACGACGCACTGTCGAAATATCTCTCTGGTTTTTATCCGATCATGATGGTGGTTTGGGCGCGTTATGTGGTGCACACGCTGCTGATGGCGGGGATTTTCCTGCCGAAATCGGGCTTGCGCGTCCTGCGGACCAAGCGGCCGTTGTGGCAGTTGGCCCGCGCGCTTTGCCTGCTCGGCACCAGCTTGTTTTTCACCACGGCGCTGCTGTACATCCCGTTGGCAGAAGCCACGGCGGTCAACTTTCTTGCGCCGGTGCTGGTGACGGCATTGTCGGTGCCGCTGCTCAAGGAGCGGGTGACACGTGGCCAATGGATCGCGGTGATCTGCGGCTTCATCGGCGTGCTGATCATCGTCCACCCGGGCGGGGAGTTGTTTACCCCGGCAGTTTTGTTGCCATTTTGTTCCGCGCTGTTTTTCTGTTTCTACCAGTTGCTGACGCGCAAGCTGGCGAACGTCGACAGCCCGACCACCAGTAATTTTTTCGCCGGGTTGTGCAATACGCTGGTGATGAGTGCGCTGGTGCCGTTCTTCTGGCAGGTGCCGACGCTGACTCACGTCGGGCTGATGCTCGCGCTGGGCAGTTGCGGGATGACCGCCCACCTGTTTCTGACCCAGGCTTTTCGCCATGCCGCACCAGCGCTGTTGGCGCCGTTCGGCTATTGCCAGATTGTTTTTGCGGGGTTGTTGGGCTGGTTGCTGTTTAATCACACGCCGAGCCTGTTGACCATCATCGGCATCGCAGTGATCTGTTGCAGCGGTCTGGCGGCAGCGTGGCAGCAGAGCCGCCGCTGA
- a CDS encoding shikimate dehydrogenase: MARSKVILAGLIGAGIQASRTPALHEHEGDAQGMRYLYRLIDLDQLKLDPTALPDLLLAAERMNYTGLNITFPCKQAIIPLLDELSPEAEGIGAVNTVVLKDGKRVGHNTDCLGFAEGFRRGLKDAARERVVQMGAGGAGAAVAHALLSEGVRQLTIFDVDRERAESLANNLNQHFGHGRAMAGRDLPGAMNQADGLVNTTPMGMAKLPGMPVPVELLRKELWVAEIVYFPLETELLRNARALGCRTLDGGNMAVFQAVKAFELFSGVAPDAQRMLAHFQSMNG, encoded by the coding sequence ATGGCTCGCTCCAAAGTAATACTCGCCGGGCTGATCGGCGCTGGCATCCAGGCTTCACGCACGCCGGCGCTGCATGAACACGAAGGCGATGCCCAGGGCATGCGTTACCTGTATCGATTGATCGATCTCGATCAACTGAAGCTGGACCCCACCGCCCTGCCCGATCTGCTACTGGCCGCGGAGCGGATGAACTACACCGGCCTGAACATCACGTTCCCATGCAAACAGGCAATCATTCCGCTGCTCGATGAACTGTCACCGGAAGCCGAAGGCATCGGCGCGGTGAACACCGTGGTATTGAAGGACGGCAAACGCGTCGGCCACAACACCGACTGCCTGGGTTTTGCCGAAGGTTTTCGCCGTGGCCTGAAGGATGCAGCCCGCGAGCGCGTGGTCCAGATGGGCGCCGGCGGCGCAGGCGCGGCAGTGGCCCACGCGTTGTTGAGCGAAGGCGTACGGCAATTGACGATTTTCGATGTCGACCGCGAGCGCGCTGAGAGTCTGGCAAACAATCTCAATCAGCATTTCGGTCATGGCCGCGCAATGGCCGGGCGGGATTTGCCGGGCGCCATGAATCAGGCTGATGGGCTGGTCAACACCACACCAATGGGCATGGCCAAACTACCGGGGATGCCGGTGCCGGTCGAGTTGTTGCGCAAGGAGTTGTGGGTGGCGGAGATTGTGTACTTTCCGCTGGAAACCGAGCTGTTGCGTAACGCGCGGGCATTGGGTTGCCGGACGCTGGACGGCGGCAACATGGCAGTGTTCCAGGCGGTGAAGGCATTTGAATTATTCAGTGGCGTAGCGCCGGATGCACAGCGGATGCTCGCGCATTTTCAGAGCATGAATGGTTAA
- a CDS encoding IclR family transcriptional regulator — protein sequence MAGSQIERVFSVLETLTSDPRGLPLQTLAEQLQIPKSATHRLLAELVRLGYVRQNPETLRYHLSTKLVAMGFQYLSSSGADIVQPVLDRLAEETGELVRLGVIDGDRQTWIAKAQGARTGLRYDPDMGRDAPLFYTASGHAWLACMSDAEALSLVERQAAEVPVGIGPNAPRTNIELLERLRLAREQGYACVEESSAVGTSAIAAVVKHPADGRVIGVLSIAGPSARMPGARLHELAPLLLEFADELSAASLASELFI from the coding sequence ATGGCCGGCAGTCAAATCGAACGGGTTTTCAGCGTGCTGGAAACCCTCACCAGTGATCCGCGCGGGCTGCCGCTGCAGACCCTGGCCGAACAACTGCAGATCCCGAAAAGCGCGACCCATCGCCTGCTCGCCGAGCTTGTGCGGCTGGGTTACGTGCGCCAGAACCCGGAGACCTTGCGCTATCACTTGTCGACCAAACTGGTCGCGATGGGCTTTCAGTATTTGTCGAGCAGCGGCGCGGATATCGTGCAGCCGGTGCTTGATCGGCTGGCTGAGGAAACCGGCGAGCTGGTGCGCCTGGGCGTGATCGATGGCGACCGCCAGACCTGGATCGCCAAGGCGCAGGGCGCGCGCACCGGTCTGCGTTATGACCCCGACATGGGCCGCGATGCGCCGCTGTTCTACACCGCCTCCGGGCATGCGTGGCTGGCGTGCATGAGCGACGCCGAAGCGTTGTCTCTGGTCGAGCGTCAGGCGGCGGAAGTGCCGGTGGGCATCGGGCCCAATGCGCCGCGCACCAATATCGAACTGCTTGAACGCCTGCGCCTCGCGCGTGAACAAGGTTATGCCTGTGTCGAAGAAAGCTCGGCGGTGGGAACGTCGGCGATCGCCGCAGTGGTAAAACATCCTGCCGATGGCCGGGTGATCGGGGTACTCAGTATTGCCGGGCCGAGTGCGCGAATGCCGGGGGCGCGCCTGCATGAGCTGGCGCCATTGTTGCTTGAGTTCGCCGACGAATTATCAGCGGCAAGTCTGGCTTCCGAGCTATTCATCTGA
- a CDS encoding MFS transporter — protein sequence MIPSQTSRMAPAMSTATGGIGAKIRGAMAVGKTRWGMLALVFFATTLNYIDRAALGVMQPILAKEMSWTAMDYANINFWFQVGYAIGFVLQGRLIDRVGVKRVFFCAVLLWSLATGAHGLATSAVGFMACRFILGLTEAANYPACVKTTRLWFPAGERAVATGIFNAGTNVGAMFTPMLLPLVLHVWGWQAAFLCMSALGGIWLLFWGLKYFNPEDHPTVKQSELDYIQQEVEPEQARVPFSKILRMRGTWAFALAYSLTAPVFWFYLYWLPPFLNQQYNLGINVTQMGIPLIIIYVTADFGSVGGGILSSFLIGRGMNSIKARLLSMFLFACCIIGVVMAAGSANLWVAVAAISLAIGAHQAWTANIWSLVMDYTPKHMMSTVFGFGGMCAAIGGMFMTQIVGHILTVTNNNYTVLFTLIPAMYFLALTWMYFMAPRKIPTVTE from the coding sequence ATGATTCCTTCACAGACTTCCCGCATGGCTCCGGCCATGAGCACTGCCACGGGTGGCATCGGCGCCAAGATCCGCGGCGCCATGGCTGTTGGCAAGACCCGTTGGGGCATGCTGGCGCTGGTGTTTTTCGCCACAACCCTGAACTACATCGACCGCGCCGCCCTCGGCGTCATGCAGCCCATCCTCGCCAAGGAAATGAGCTGGACGGCGATGGATTACGCCAACATCAATTTCTGGTTTCAGGTCGGCTACGCGATCGGTTTCGTCCTGCAAGGACGCTTGATCGACCGGGTCGGCGTCAAACGCGTGTTCTTCTGCGCCGTGCTGCTGTGGAGCCTGGCCACCGGCGCCCACGGTCTGGCGACATCGGCGGTCGGTTTCATGGCTTGCCGGTTCATCCTCGGCCTGACCGAAGCGGCGAATTACCCGGCCTGCGTGAAAACCACGCGCCTGTGGTTCCCGGCCGGTGAACGCGCGGTCGCCACCGGCATCTTCAACGCCGGCACCAACGTCGGCGCCATGTTCACGCCAATGCTGCTGCCGCTGGTGCTGCACGTGTGGGGATGGCAGGCAGCGTTCCTGTGCATGTCGGCGCTGGGCGGGATCTGGCTGCTGTTCTGGGGCTTGAAGTATTTCAACCCGGAAGACCACCCGACCGTCAAACAATCGGAGCTCGACTACATCCAGCAGGAAGTCGAACCGGAACAGGCCCGCGTGCCGTTCTCGAAAATCCTGCGGATGCGCGGCACCTGGGCCTTTGCCCTCGCCTACTCGCTGACCGCGCCGGTGTTCTGGTTCTACCTGTACTGGCTGCCGCCGTTCCTCAATCAGCAATACAACCTGGGCATCAATGTCACTCAGATGGGTATCCCGCTGATCATCATCTACGTCACGGCTGACTTCGGCAGTGTCGGTGGCGGGATTCTGTCTTCGTTCCTGATCGGTCGCGGGATGAATTCGATCAAGGCGCGGCTGCTGTCGATGTTCCTGTTCGCCTGCTGCATCATCGGCGTGGTCATGGCTGCTGGCTCGGCCAATCTGTGGGTCGCCGTTGCTGCAATTTCCCTGGCCATCGGTGCGCATCAGGCGTGGACCGCGAACATCTGGAGCCTGGTGATGGATTACACGCCCAAACACATGATGAGCACGGTGTTCGGTTTCGGCGGTATGTGCGCGGCGATCGGCGGGATGTTCATGACCCAGATCGTCGGCCATATCCTGACCGTCACCAACAACAACTACACCGTGTTGTTCACCCTGATTCCGGCGATGTATTTCCTCGCGCTGACCTGGATGTACTTCATGGCTCCGCGCAAGATTCCGACTGTTACTGAATAA
- a CDS encoding neutral zinc metallopeptidase, whose translation MLWNKAKPSDNVSDERKNKGVYNATGAALAGGLTLSLLAALGVKWNDKQPNEQQTIEAVQEHAAALESLKMKDPHRIFVQQILGSTEATWSKTFEFNNLEYIPPKLILIDEPTSTPCGTTNDLAYCPPNQTIYINLSRLGSIGKQGGTSSEPSDFAQAFVIAHEVGHHVQNLLGTTKEVDDAEQSGQDVKGRNGIRVRKELQADCFAGVWARNAEAHIKWLEPTDLGEAVKAARLLGNDATHGTGEQRSRWFMKAFNAGASNACDTFGAQAL comes from the coding sequence ATGTTATGGAATAAAGCCAAACCGAGCGATAACGTTAGCGACGAGCGAAAAAACAAAGGTGTCTACAATGCGACCGGCGCCGCTCTGGCCGGCGGGCTGACGCTGTCGCTGCTTGCCGCGCTGGGTGTTAAATGGAACGACAAGCAACCCAACGAACAACAAACCATTGAGGCAGTTCAAGAACACGCCGCTGCGCTTGAATCGTTGAAAATGAAAGACCCGCACCGGATTTTCGTTCAGCAAATACTTGGCAGCACGGAAGCGACGTGGAGCAAAACCTTCGAATTTAATAACCTGGAATATATCCCCCCCAAGTTAATCCTGATTGATGAGCCAACTTCCACGCCTTGTGGCACCACCAACGACTTGGCATATTGCCCGCCGAATCAGACAATCTATATAAATCTGTCGCGACTTGGGAGTATAGGAAAACAGGGTGGCACGTCTTCAGAGCCTAGCGATTTTGCCCAAGCCTTTGTCATCGCCCATGAAGTCGGCCACCATGTTCAGAATCTGCTCGGTACGACCAAAGAGGTTGACGACGCAGAGCAATCAGGACAAGACGTCAAGGGCAGGAATGGGATACGGGTGCGTAAGGAGCTGCAGGCCGATTGCTTTGCCGGAGTCTGGGCGCGCAATGCAGAAGCTCATATCAAATGGCTGGAGCCCACTGATCTTGGGGAAGCAGTAAAAGCCGCTCGACTCTTGGGTAATGACGCGACCCACGGCACCGGAGAACAGCGCAGCAGATGGTTCATGAAGGCCTTCAACGCAGGCGCATCCAACGCCTGCGACACCTTCGGGGCACAAGCACTTTAA
- the quiC gene encoding 3-dehydroshikimate dehydratase QuiC yields MQRSIATVSLSGTLPEKLEAIAAAGFDGVEIFENDLLYYDGSPREIKQMCADLGIAITLFQPFRDFEGCRRDRLARNLERAERKFDLMQELGTDLVLVCSNASADSVGDQQILVDDLRLLAERAGARGLRIGYEALAWGRHVNTYQQVWDIVRQADHPSLGVLLDSFHTLSLKGDPRAIAEIPGDKIFFVQMADAPILQMDVLEWSRHFRCFPGQGEFDLPGFLAPIIQSGYTGPLSLEIFNDGFRAAPPRANAADGLRSLLYLEEKTRQRLEQETQPVANREILFETPKASEYNGVEFLEFAVDESLGAKLSNWLERLGFVKAGQHRSKSVSLLRQGDINLILNSEPYSFAHSFFEAHGPSLCATAVRVKDSASALARAVAYKGQPYRGLVGPNELELAAVRAPDGSLIYLVDEQADVYGTDFNLLADAPARGGLKRIDHMAMALPADSLDSWVLFYKSLLDFEADDEVVLPDPYGLVKSRALRSRDSSIRLPLNISENRNTAISHALSSYRGSGVHHIAFDCDDIFAEVSRAKEAGVPLLDIPLNYYDDLAARFDFDDEFLSELAYYNVLYDRDAQGGELFHVYTEPFEGRFFFEIIQRKNGYAGYGAANVAVRLAAMAKSRSGAVRQAKL; encoded by the coding sequence ATGCAGCGTTCCATCGCCACCGTTTCCTTGAGCGGCACCCTGCCGGAAAAGCTCGAAGCCATTGCCGCCGCCGGGTTCGACGGGGTGGAGATTTTCGAAAATGACCTCCTGTACTACGACGGCAGCCCGCGAGAAATTAAACAGATGTGCGCCGATCTCGGGATCGCCATCACCCTGTTCCAGCCGTTCCGCGATTTCGAAGGCTGCCGCCGTGATCGCCTCGCGCGCAATCTTGAGCGCGCCGAGCGCAAGTTCGATCTGATGCAGGAACTGGGCACCGACCTGGTGCTGGTCTGCAGCAACGCTTCGGCGGACAGCGTCGGCGATCAACAAATTCTAGTCGATGATCTGCGCCTGCTGGCCGAACGCGCCGGTGCGCGCGGCTTGCGCATTGGCTACGAAGCGCTGGCGTGGGGCCGGCACGTGAACACTTATCAACAGGTCTGGGACATCGTGCGCCAGGCTGATCATCCGAGCCTGGGCGTGCTGCTCGACAGCTTTCATACCCTGTCATTGAAAGGCGATCCCCGTGCGATCGCTGAGATTCCCGGCGACAAGATCTTCTTCGTGCAAATGGCCGACGCGCCGATTCTGCAGATGGATGTGCTGGAGTGGAGTCGGCACTTCCGCTGCTTCCCGGGGCAGGGCGAGTTCGATTTGCCGGGCTTCCTCGCACCGATCATCCAGAGCGGTTATACCGGGCCGCTGTCGCTGGAGATCTTTAACGACGGTTTCCGCGCCGCGCCACCCCGGGCGAATGCGGCTGACGGTTTGCGTTCGCTGCTGTATCTGGAGGAAAAGACGCGCCAGCGTCTGGAGCAGGAAACCCAGCCTGTGGCCAATCGCGAAATCCTCTTCGAAACACCGAAGGCCAGCGAATACAACGGCGTTGAATTTCTCGAGTTTGCCGTTGATGAAAGTCTCGGTGCCAAACTCTCGAACTGGCTGGAGCGACTAGGCTTCGTCAAGGCTGGGCAGCATCGTTCCAAGAGCGTGAGCTTGCTGCGTCAGGGTGATATCAACCTGATCCTCAATTCCGAACCGTATTCATTTGCGCACAGTTTTTTCGAGGCTCACGGCCCGTCGCTGTGCGCCACGGCTGTGCGGGTCAAGGACAGTGCCAGCGCGCTGGCCCGCGCAGTTGCTTATAAAGGTCAACCGTATCGCGGATTGGTCGGACCCAACGAACTGGAACTGGCAGCCGTGCGCGCACCCGACGGCAGCCTGATTTATCTGGTCGATGAGCAGGCCGATGTCTACGGCACCGATTTCAATCTGCTGGCGGATGCGCCGGCCCGTGGCGGCCTCAAACGCATCGACCACATGGCCATGGCGCTGCCGGCCGACAGCCTCGACAGTTGGGTGCTGTTCTATAAAAGCCTGCTGGATTTCGAGGCCGATGACGAAGTGGTGCTGCCTGACCCATACGGTCTGGTGAAGAGTCGCGCACTGCGCAGCCGCGACAGTTCGATCCGCCTGCCGCTGAATATCTCCGAGAACCGCAACACCGCGATTTCCCATGCGTTGTCGAGTTATCGTGGCTCGGGAGTGCATCACATCGCCTTCGATTGTGATGACATATTCGCCGAAGTCAGTCGCGCCAAGGAGGCCGGCGTACCGCTGCTGGACATTCCGCTCAACTATTACGACGACCTTGCCGCGCGTTTCGATTTTGACGATGAGTTCCTCAGCGAATTGGCGTATTACAACGTGCTCTACGACCGTGATGCGCAGGGTGGCGAGCTGTTTCACGTGTACACCGAGCCGTTCGAAGGGCGGTTCTTCTTCGAGATCATCCAGCGCAAGAACGGCTATGCCGGTTACGGCGCGGCCAACGTGGCGGTGCGTTTGGCTGCGATGGCCAAATCACGCAGCGGCGCAGTGCGCCAGGCGAAGTTGTAG